From one Rickettsiales bacterium genomic stretch:
- a CDS encoding ankyrin repeat domain-containing protein, protein MNNFEVRKAIFKEDFIKSMKSDFVDTKFLKDMLNVLFVNKIDLKELSEILNQPIDDKENTALHIVAAKGDEELTKLFVQYGAQIDIKNNLGKTPLEVARAENATMIGKALNALTFGYTDYRDTTKTQAMIKDTAEVVTKFQSMARGTQVKKAKQAKKDLESVRAVKIIFKHLIEKDPSNYNLIKGTIRAIDERFGKGALKGVLDQPIDAKGNTVLHIAAIDGDIDLARILVRNGASLEPKNKKGNTPEIEAINNQRSVFDELSDAPDTDKVREYLANTKVKDVEFQRNETLAKGLVEEIKQFYTHHAKKSSPASDIFTESALLKLQEISKTEDFQKNPLEYLGSKNLVILEEVLHGQKDKTSSLYQSGASGWVNYYDHDGYIQKAIDTAREILQVGQDFQEQIDRTIVFENFRKALESSDMSKIDKVLQKMSPEVRQDVLSQAMDKEGNTALHLAALKGDKKLAEVLVINGANVTAENKDGDTPEKVAVKNQRSFLGRLANYPDTEPVRDYLSDADKIKKSKLGKEIRELSSKSTARARLNKVISGKPVKVRQ, encoded by the coding sequence ATGAATAATTTTGAAGTAAGAAAGGCTATTTTTAAAGAAGACTTTATTAAATCTATGAAGTCAGATTTTGTAGATACAAAATTTCTTAAAGATATGTTAAATGTTTTATTTGTAAATAAGATAGATCTAAAAGAATTAAGTGAGATATTAAATCAGCCGATAGATGATAAGGAAAATACAGCTTTACATATAGTTGCTGCTAAGGGAGATGAGGAATTAACCAAACTTTTTGTTCAATATGGAGCGCAAATAGATATAAAAAACAACCTCGGAAAAACCCCTCTAGAGGTGGCAAGGGCGGAAAATGCTACTATGATAGGCAAAGCATTGAATGCTTTAACTTTCGGATATACCGATTATCGCGATACAACAAAAACTCAAGCTATGATCAAAGACACAGCAGAAGTAGTAACAAAGTTTCAGAGCATGGCCAGAGGAACACAAGTTAAAAAAGCCAAACAAGCTAAAAAAGATTTAGAATCAGTTAGGGCAGTAAAAATAATATTTAAGCATCTTATAGAAAAAGATCCATCAAATTATAACCTTATAAAAGGAACTATAAGAGCTATAGATGAGAGATTTGGAAAGGGGGCGTTAAAGGGCGTATTAGACCAGCCAATAGACGCTAAAGGTAATACAGTTTTACATATTGCAGCTATAGATGGGGATATAGATTTAGCTAGAATTTTAGTTAGAAATGGAGCTTCCTTAGAGCCTAAAAATAAAAAAGGAAATACACCAGAAATAGAAGCAATTAATAATCAAAGATCTGTTTTTGATGAACTTAGTGATGCTCCAGACACAGATAAGGTTAGAGAATATTTAGCGAATACAAAAGTTAAAGATGTCGAGTTTCAAAGGAATGAAACACTAGCTAAAGGTCTAGTCGAAGAAATAAAACAATTTTATACGCATCATGCCAAGAAGTCCTCTCCTGCATCAGATATTTTTACGGAATCTGCTTTGTTAAAATTACAAGAAATTTCTAAAACTGAAGATTTTCAGAAGAATCCTTTAGAATATTTAGGGAGTAAAAATTTAGTGATATTAGAAGAAGTATTGCATGGGCAGAAGGATAAAACTAGTTCTCTTTATCAATCAGGAGCATCTGGATGGGTAAATTATTATGATCATGATGGATACATACAAAAGGCAATAGATACAGCAAGGGAGATTTTGCAAGTTGGTCAAGATTTTCAAGAGCAAATAGATAGAACAATAGTGTTTGAAAATTTTAGAAAGGCTTTAGAGTCCTCAGATATGAGTAAAATAGATAAGGTTTTACAAAAAATGTCCCCAGAGGTGAGGCAGGATGTTTTATCACAAGCTATGGATAAAGAAGGAAACACTGCGTTGCATCTGGCTGCGCTCAAGGGAGATAAAAAATTAGCAGAAGTTTTGGTTATAAATGGAGCTAATGTAACTGCAGAAAATAAAGATGGTGATACCCCTGAGAAAGTGGCGGTTAAGAATCAAAGATCTTTTCTTGGTCGTCTTGCTAATTATCCAGACACAGAGCCTGTTAGAGATTATCTATCGGATGCAGATAAAATAAAAAAAAGTAAATTAGGTAAAGAAATAAGAGAATTATCTTCAAAGTCTACTGCTAGGGCTAGGTTAAATAAGGTAATAAGTGGTAAGCCTGTTAAGGTTAGACAGTAG
- a CDS encoding DHA2 family efflux MFS transporter permease subunit, with amino-acid sequence MSSNIENTVSTETWIAFISMVFGMFMAILDIQIVASSLREIQSGLSSTQDEINWVQSSYLIAEVIIIPICGWLCKAFSTRIVFSISCAGFTIMSLACALAWNLESMIIFRALQGFFGGAMIPTVFATIFVVFPPKMRPNVTVVIGLVVTIAPITGPIIGGYITDYLSWPYLFLLNIIPGILVTFFVFKLVNFDQAKYELLQKIDFIGIFLIIICLGTLQYTLEEGTKKQWFDSHLICLLLAISLLSGILMIYREWIIEHPVINLHAFRDRNFTCGCIFSFVLGWGLYTAVFLLPIYLGFIKGLNSLQIGEYLFVTGVFQLLSAPVAGILSKKIDLRLMLATGMFLFGLGCYMNTNITYESGFDEFFLPQAVRGFSLMLCFLPITSLTFATLNTEEVHTASGLYNLMRNLGGAIGLAVTNTLLQDWTKRNYSHLRDNVNYNNDAANNTYNLIESNLTSFDYVEPGSAAIKMITQLAEREAYIITFNQVFFIIALLFFASVLLMPIVQKLDLNKKDDTTV; translated from the coding sequence TTGAGTTCTAATATAGAAAACACCGTTAGTACAGAAACCTGGATAGCTTTTATAAGCATGGTTTTTGGTATGTTTATGGCCATATTAGATATTCAAATAGTTGCAAGTTCTCTTAGAGAGATTCAATCTGGTTTATCTTCCACTCAAGATGAAATAAATTGGGTGCAATCTTCATATTTAATTGCTGAAGTAATAATTATTCCTATTTGCGGATGGTTATGCAAAGCTTTCTCCACAAGAATAGTATTTAGTATTTCTTGTGCTGGATTTACTATAATGAGCTTAGCATGTGCACTAGCCTGGAATCTTGAGTCTATGATAATATTTCGCGCTCTCCAAGGTTTCTTTGGTGGAGCTATGATTCCAACCGTGTTTGCAACTATTTTTGTAGTGTTTCCTCCTAAAATGAGACCAAATGTTACAGTGGTAATTGGGCTAGTAGTTACAATAGCACCTATAACCGGCCCAATCATTGGAGGATATATAACGGACTATCTCTCCTGGCCATATCTTTTTCTTCTTAATATTATACCTGGAATATTAGTGACTTTTTTTGTTTTTAAATTAGTGAACTTTGATCAAGCAAAATATGAATTATTACAAAAAATAGACTTTATAGGAATATTTCTGATAATAATTTGCCTAGGAACCTTACAATATACGCTAGAAGAAGGAACCAAAAAGCAATGGTTTGATAGCCACCTTATTTGCTTATTATTAGCAATATCTCTGCTCTCAGGAATTCTAATGATATATAGAGAATGGATAATAGAACATCCTGTAATTAATCTTCACGCTTTTCGTGACAGAAATTTCACCTGCGGATGTATCTTTAGTTTTGTTTTAGGCTGGGGATTATATACGGCTGTATTTCTTTTGCCCATTTACCTTGGATTTATAAAAGGTCTGAATAGTCTTCAAATAGGCGAATATTTATTTGTGACCGGAGTCTTCCAACTTCTATCCGCTCCAGTAGCAGGTATCTTATCTAAAAAAATAGATTTAAGACTAATGCTTGCCACAGGAATGTTTTTATTTGGCCTAGGGTGTTATATGAACACTAATATAACTTATGAGTCTGGATTTGATGAATTTTTCTTACCTCAAGCTGTAAGAGGATTTTCTCTAATGCTTTGTTTTCTACCCATCACTAGTTTAACCTTTGCCACCCTAAATACAGAAGAAGTTCATACAGCTAGTGGATTATATAACCTAATGCGTAATTTAGGAGGAGCAATTGGTTTAGCTGTAACTAATACTTTATTGCAAGATTGGACAAAAAGAAATTATTCTCATCTTAGAGATAACGTTAATTATAATAATGATGCAGCTAATAATACATATAATTTAATAGAATCTAATTTAACTAGTTTTGATTATGTTGAACCTGGTTCTGCTGCTATAAAAATGATAACGCAACTTGCTGAACGTGAAGCTTATATTATAACCTTTAATCAAGTATTTTTTATTATAGCTTTGTTGTTTTTTGCCAGTGTTCTATTAATGCCTATAGTACAAAAACTTGATCTTAATAAAAAAGATGATACTACTGTCTAA